The genome window TCAACCCCTATAAGAATATGATTATTTCCGGTCTTAAGCCTTGCAATTATATATGAGTTCACCCCCAAAAGTCAACCGGAATATGCTATCGGTAAAACCTTCATGGAACGGATGATGAACCCGGACGGAAATAAGGCTGTTTTGATCTTCGGCAATCCGGCAGAATTACAGGTTGATGACAAGGCCCTTCATCAAAATCCGGGCAGCAAATATTTCAGCAAAAGGAAGCATCCCGAAGATATAAGCGCCGCTACCGGGATAGTGAAAAGCCATGCCCAGACAATACGCCCGGCCACTCCCCATTTTATTCCCGACAGCCTTGAGGTTGCCCCGACTCCGATAATGGAGCCCGTTATGGTGTGAGTCGTGGAAACGGGAATGCCGAGATGTGTCGCCATAAAGAGTGTTGCCGCGCCCGAGGTTTCCGCGCAGAAACCGCCGACCGGACGAAGTTTCGCAATTTTCATGCCCATGGTTTTCACGATCCGCCAACCCCCGAAGGCCGTCCCGATGGCCATGGCCAGATGGCAGGAGAGAATAATCCATAAGGTATCCCAATGCATGATTGAAAGTTGCGTGTCCGGCTTCATAAGCCCCCCGGCGATAAGCAGAGCCATGATGATTCCCATCGTCTTCTGGGCATCATTGCCGCCATGCCCGAGCGAATAAAGGGCGGCGGAGATAAGCTGCCCTTTGCGGAATAGGCGGTCGACCGAGGTCGGGCGCCAGCGACGAAAAATCCAGAAGATGGCGAGCATCATGGCGAAAGCAAGAACCAGCCCGATCACCGGGGCCAATGGTATAAATTTGACCGTCTTCCAGATATTGTCCCAGCGGATGACATCAATTCCGCGATAGGTCAAACCGGCGCCGGCAACACCGCCGATTAAGGCATGTGACGAAGATGTCGGCAAACCCAGCCACCAGGTAATAAGATCCCAGATGATCGCACCCAGCAACCCGCAAAAGACAACATAAACATAAACGGAATCGGTACCGTCAATCCGAACAATCTTGGCCAGCGTATCGGCGACCCGCGGTGCAAAAACGAACATGGCGACAAAGTTGAAAAATGCCGCCCAGAGAACGGCAATTTGCGGGCTTAACACTCGCGTCGAAACCACCGTGGCAATCGAATTGGCGGCGTCATGAAAGCCGTTTATTAAATCGAAAATGAGGGCAATTCCCACCGTCGCAATAATGACATATATCAGGGGCGGCATAATTATGAAGCCTCGATGACGATACCGGATATAATCTGGGCCACCTCCTGGCAGCGATCAGTGGCCCGCTCCAGACGCTCCAGGATATCCTTCCATTTGATAATATGGATCGGGTCGTTTTCGTCTTCGAAAAGATGCACCAAAGCCGAATTCAATATCGCATCGGCTCGCGACTCGGCATCATACACATCATAGCAGTACTTCTGAATTTCGGCGCCCTTTTTCCTGAGCACGGGCAGACCCTTGATGGCGTGGTCGATTCCGTCGACGGCTTCAATTAAAGTCTTGATAAGAAGTTTCATTTCCGGGCGGATCGTGGTCACCCGATACATCAGCATTCGGGCCGCAATCGAATCGACCGTGTCGATTATATCATCGAGTCGGCTTATCAGACGATGAATATCGGATCGATCGATCGGAGTAATAAAGGTGCTGTGAAGCGCATCGATACAATGGCGGGTGACATCATCCGCCTGATGCTCGATATCTTTAATATGCCCCACGCGGTTTTCAAGATTGTCGGGATTGGCCGCCAGGGCATCGAGCTCGGCACAGGCTTGCTTCGACAGCCGGCTGTGCTGTTCGAAGTACTCAAAGAAACTGCCCGTCTTGGGTAGTAATTTTCTAAACATAATGCACCTGCCTTAACCTGTCAGCATGATTTTCTTTTCGTTCGATCACTTTTTCCTTTCATCTATCCGGCAAAGAAACCGGGCTATAATAAGCCAGACCTTCCTGGAAATCAATAGGATTTCCGAAATTGAGACTATATTTATGATACGCCCGACCGGCCTTTCGCAAAATATCATAAATAAAGCCATCCGGCTCCTGATTACAGCATAACTCTCTTATAGATAACAACATCCGGCAAGGCAAGTTGGCTTTCCGAGTCCTTGAGTCGAATCTAATTTGCCGGGTGCCCCATCCGCCCCGGCGGACTGTGGGTTCGAATCTAATTTGCCACCGAAGCTCCACTCCGGCCCCTCACCCAACAAGCCATGGGTAGCTCGAAATCCCCGCAGACCCCGGTTTTCATCGGGGGCGAATGGGTTTCGACATCCTTAAGTGGTGTCGGGTCCCTGTCAAAGACCCTGAATGAAATGAAGGGCACCCGACACCACCTTTGTTGTGGGCATCCCGCCGCGGCGAGTCCCCGTCTGCCGGGGTGCCCCATCCGCCCCGGCGGACTGTGGGTTGGATTGCTATGGCAAGAATCCTAATTTGTCCTTTGGGCGGCGAATCCTCGTCTGCCCCCATTCCAAAGTTGCGGCGGGTCTTATCTCCCGATAATAATCGGGGGATGTGACCTGCCGCATCACCACACCCAACGCCCCCCAACTTTCCCCTTGCCATTTCCTTAAATTTACATATCTTTTTCAAAGTGGATATATCCATCATCGACTGACACCTCGGCAAGAATCCACAAAAAGAAAGCTCTTGAGTAAATGGCTCCTGAACTTCAGGGTTATAATTAGCGTAATAGCGATAGCATTTTGAGAAAGAAATTTGGTATGAAGACAAAATTTTCGATATCAATTCTAAGCATTCTATTGATTATTGTCCACATTGTTCGGCCAGATATAAAAATCGATATGACTACAGTGGTCTTAATCGTAATTGCCATACTTCCATGGTTGTCCGCTATAATACGATCAGTTGAGCTTCCAGGTGGATTCAAAATCGAACTTCAAGATGTCAAAGCAGCTACGGAGAAAGTGACATCGGGAACGACAGCAAGGGCTGCTTTACAGTTGCCTCCCGGTAGACGAGAAGAGAATCTTGAATTACTTCGCGAGGTTGCCAAAGCCGATCCCAATCTTGCACTTGTTGGCCTTCGCATAGAAATTGAGAAACGGCTATCGCAAATCGCATTAGATCTAGGAATTTCAACAGATCGTCGTTCAGCTAGCGCTATGTTACGTGAGTTGATCTCTCACGAACGTATAGATAGAGATACTGCCTCAGGCCTTGCTGATCTCATTGCACTTGGTAATAAAGCAGCACACGGCGCCGGGGTTTCATCTAGTGCTGCAACTTGGGCTATTCATAAAGGGCCTCTTGTACTGGAATTATTGGATAGCCTAATTATCAATAAATTGGATGGAAAAAGGAACAGCCAACACGATACTGAAAAAAAGACAACCTAAATTTCCAATATCCCTTTCAGCTTTCTGTTGGCAATAAATGGGAGATCAGATAATGGCGTATAATAAATATGTTGCTCCGTCATTCGAATCGAGAGCATTTACGTGCCCGCATTGCGATGTATTCTCAAACTTTGAATGGCAACAGCTCTATCGTGCGAAAGGTGAATTTTCACCTACTTATATTTACATTGCATTTTGCAGTCATTGTGATAAATTTACAATTTGGCTTAAGTTTAATGGGATGATGATATGGCCACAAGACATATCTGCGGCTCCTTTGCCAAACCCCGATATGCCAGAAGATATCCAAGCAGACTATATTGAAGCACGAAGCATTTCAGCGACTTCACCCCGCGGAGCAGCGGCGCTTCTTCGCTTATGCATACAAAAACTTTGCAGGCATCTTGGGGAGCTGGGTAAAGACATAAACACCGACATTGCAAGTCTTGTGAAAAAAGGACTACCCATTCAAATACAAAAGGCACTTGACATTGTGCGCGTGACTGGGAATAATGCAGTCCACCCCGGCGAAATGCAATTACAGGAGGATCCAAAGACGGTATCACTGATTTTTGAATTGGTCAATTTGATCGTTGAGCACCAGATATCACAGCCGAAGGCCGTGGAGGAGATGTATGGCAAACTGCCGCAAGGTGCTGTGGATGCAATAAAAAAAAGGGATGGGAATACTAACGCCGGTACTTCATCCAGCGGCGAAGTTTGACATTAACCAGTCATACTGTCACAATTATCTTGCTATCAAGCCGGCTAACATAAGATATTGCCGTAGGGGCGTATTGCATACGCCCGCCTTGAAACCAATTTGCCAAGAGCAGGGCGTATATTCCTTCCTTTGTCAGGATCTTCGACAATACGCCCTTACCGGTACAATTTCACCACCACTTTGTTGTTAATTCGTGCGCGGGGGTATTATAGAGGGAACATGCTATGAGTACGCCCATAAATGCATCAATATCACCAATTATTATTCCGATAACGGGCATCTGCCATCCCGTTATAAACACCGTAGCGACAGGGCACTGCCCTGACACAACACTCCTGAAATGTGATCGGCGGGTTCTCAAACCCGCCGCGGTCGGTCCGAGGACCGACCGATCACAATATTCTGAAATGTCCAAAATATACCATCCGCACCATTTGTCATTCCTACATATCCCAGCCACTAATCAAGCAGAATGTTGTGATATGGTAGACCAAAGGCCAAAAGGCGCTATTGCGCCCAATTTCGCTAACAAAATGAAGTCGAAACTTTAAAAATGGGAAAACGAACCCAATTCCCCGTAACTAATAGGACGCCTGCTATTTACGGGGCAAATTGTGCCAAAAACGCTGCAAAAACGATAGTAATTTGATGTTAATTCGCTACGCAATCATATACGAAATCCCGTGTCGATTAAATTCGGCATGAACCTAATGACAACGGTTCTTATGGCTGGAAATATGGATATTTTTAAATATTATAACTCATCGCCCCCGAGAAGATCTTATTTCATCAGCACGATTTTGCCGCCCAGATCGGTCCCTTCGACAAACCAGAGATATGTCCCCGAAGCCACCACCCTGCCAGATTCATTGGTGCCGTCCCAGCTCAGATCCTCCTCGCTCACATTGCTCCACTGCCGGACCGTCGCACCCGATACCGACATCAGCACCACGTTGGCGCCGTCGGGCACTTCGGCAAAACGGACCTCTTCGGTCTCGGACAGCTTGAACGGATTGGGGTAGGCATGCGGCGACGGTTGCACCATGAACGCCGATGTCACACAGTAACTGTTGTCGTTGGCTTTGGCGCGCCAATAGTACGTTCGATCGGCCTGGAGGTCGCCGTCGACCTTCCAGGAAGAGATATCGCCCCCCATTTGAGCGATGGGAGGCGATATTGCGGCAAGATTCATAAAAAACGAGTCAGCCGCCACCTCGAAATAATAGACATTATCCGTCGTTGCGGAAATGTTGGTGACGGCCAATGTGGGATGTGAAGAATGCAGAACCGCATTGGGGGAGGGTCCGACCGGCTCCACATCTTCACCGTCTATGTCAAGAACAATGTCGAAGCCGGCAACACAAGCCACGACATTGGAAAGGTTCGAGCAATTCAGGCATTCATCGTACGCCTTGATACCGACATAGTACCTCTCGCCCGCATTCAACCCCTCCATCACAACCGCCTGGCCGGAGCCGGGCGGTTGCGGGATAACGTACTCTTCATAAACAGTCGCCAGATCCCAGTTGGTGCTGTTGATCATTTGCGTCGAATACCTGATCAGGTAAGCGCTGACCATGCCGCTATTATTATCATCGCCGGGGGCCGTCCACGACAGCGAGATATTGCCGTTGAGCGGCCCGGTCTCGGCGCTGAGATCCATAATCGGCGCCGGCGGTGTCAGGTCGGCCGGGGTGGCGCTGACCACATTGGACAGACTCGATGTATTGCCGTCCTCGTCGATCACGCGCAGCGCAAAGTAGTACATCTGAGCCTGGTTGAGATTGGCGATCGTAAAGCTCTCAGCCGAACCGGCCGCCTGCGGGGTCGGTTCATTGGCCGCTTGCGACGCCTGGCTCCAGTTTTGCGCCGTGATGGCTGTCAAGGAATAGCGGATATCATAATTCGCGGCGGTCCCGGTGCCGCCGTCATCACCACTGGCGGTCCAGGTAAGCCTGATTTCGCCGTTGTTGGTACCTGCCTGCGCGCCCAGGTTGGCCACCGGCGCGGGTACGGTCGTGTCGCGCGTCGTGAAACTGCGCGCCGTACTGAAAGCGCTCCAGCCGCAGTCATTGCCGGCGCGAACCTGCCAGTAGTACGTAACGCCGTCGTCAAGACCGGTTACGATGTAAGTCGTCCCCGACATGGTCTGGTTCGTGAGCGGGCTCGAAAAGTTGGAGGCATCATCGACCCAAAGATGATAATTGGTCGCCCCGCTGACCGTCGACCAGCTGACGGTGACCGGCATCGTCAAGTTGTCGGCATTGTTGATCGGGCTCGCCAGAACCGGCACGCCCGGAACGGGACATTCGACACTGAAGTTTCTCACTGTACTCCAGTCGCCCCAGCCGACACTATTATGCGCACGAACGCGCCAGTAATATGTATCGCCGCCCTGCAGACCGGCCACATTACAATTGGAGGCGGTCATGCTTGAGTCGCAGACCAATGAACCAAATGAGACATTGCTATCCACCTGCAGTTCATAGAGGTCGGCGCCGGTCACATCCGACCAGTCAGCATAGACCGGCAGGCTCAAGTTGGCGGCGCCGTTGGCCGGACTGACCAGAAGCGGTGCCGGCGGTGGAGTCGGGATTGCCGAAGTCGTGCCGCTGGCAATATTGGAAATACCCGACCAGTTCGGTACTTCGTCGGCGGTCTTGACGGCAAAATAATAGGCGGTATTGGGATTAAGACCGGTCACGGTGAAATTTTCCACCGTTCCGGCTGCCTGCGGCGACGGCTCGCCGCTGACCTGAATGGCTCCATCCCAGGCCGCGACCACGCTTGATGATGTCGCATACCTGATGTCATACTGCGCGGCGGTCCCAATAGTACCGTCATCACCGGGTGCGGTCCAGCGAAGCGCGATGCTTCCGGTGGTCGGATTGAGCGTGATAAGGTTGGCAATTGCGGCCGGCGGAGTATTTTCCGGCTCGGTCGCCTTGGTGACAACGTTCGATATGGTCGACCAGTTGGGGACCTCATCGGCGGCTTTGATGGCAAAATAATACGTTGTCCCCGGCGTCAGCCCGGTGACATCAAAAGTTTCCGTTGTACCGGCCGATTGAGGAGTCGGTTCTCCGGCAACCTGAGTAACACTGTTCCAGTTGGCATCGGTAATAGTACTCAGGGAATAACGGATGTCATACTGTGCGGCGGTCCCATTAGTGCCGTCATCACCCGGCGCGGTCCAGTTTAATGTGACCGAATTGGGTGTCGCAGCCGGAGCAGTAAGCGGCTCCTGGGCGGCCATAACGGGTCCGGCAAATCCAAGGCTTATGCTGAAAATAAACGCGGCCATAATTAGCCGCAATAATCCATTAGATTTGATCACAATTAACCCCTTCATAATATATTCGCTTCAACTTGCCCTAAACGTATGTAGTCGAAATATGGAGTATTACAAATTGTATGCCCGGGCGAGCCCTATTCTTAATTGCCGGAGCCGCTTTGAGATATGAAGCACCGAAAAAATTACTGGTCAAAATCGACACTTCGAAATCGTCCAAATATTGGACAGTGCGTAATTTTTAAACAGGCCGGATAATTTCCACTAATGTGATATTATTACAGTACAATAGCTTCGTATAATCGACATTGAATCGAAAATTTAAGTGACTGAAATTGCATCCATCGCCTGATTCATGCTCGGTCAAGCTTGCTTATATATTTAATATTGCTATAATAGTGTTAGCATGAATGATGAGAGATTATTGAAATCAGAAGCAGTCAAGGCATTGGCTCTGCAGCTTGGAGCTGATGTTGTCGGCATAGCCCGGGCTTTGCCGGTAAAGCAAACCCACCGCTATTTAAAATGGCTTGATGACGGCTGTGCCGGGGATATGACTTATTTGTCGAAATACGCAGAGCAGCGTTTCGATCCGGGTTTACTTCTTCCCGGCGCCCGTTCCGTTATTGTCACTGGTTTCAACTACTATCCTTCACCCGCGGATATTGAATCAATGAAAATGCCTTATAAAGTAGCCCGGTACGCCTGGGGATTGGATTATCATGATGTCCTCCGGCGGATTCTCCGCCGTCTCAGGGCGGCCTTGAAAAAAAATGTCCCCGATCTCAAGGCCCGAATTTGTGTCGACACGGCCCCCTTTATGGATAAATACTGGGCTCAGGAAGCGGGCCTTGGCTGGCAGGGAAAGCACAGCAATCTTGTCTCGAAGGATTTCGGCAACTGGCTCGTTATAGGCAGCCTTGTCATTGACGCCGAAGTGGATACTTACGAAAAGATACATAATGATCACTGCGGCAAATGTACCGCCTGTATCGATGCTTGCCCGACCGGGGCCATTGAGAGGCTTTATACTGTCAATGCCACGAAATGTATCAGTTACTGGACAATCGAGGCCAAATCGGATCATATCCCTGATGATATATCCGCTGACATGCAGGACTGGGTCTTTGGCTGTGATATCTGCATTTCGGTCTGTCCTTTTAACCGGTTTCAGAAGCCGCATAAGGAAGGGACATTTTCACGAATCGGGAATATAGGATTGGTGGAGACCGGCAAAGTGATGGAATTATCGGAAAGTCAATTTAATGAGAAGTTCAAATCCAGCCCGATCTATCGCCCTGGACTGGCGGGCCTTAGAAGGAATTTAACCGCAATCAGCCGATTCAGAAGCGGCCGCCAATAATTTTCTGTCCAATTATTCATTAATATCGTATTATAATTACCGATTTAATCTAACTACGTGGGTCATTTAAGTCCACTAAAAGAGATTGAAATCAGTCTTTAAATAAAGTATTATTATTGGAGGACCAATGACCGTTTTACTGAGAATGAAAAATATTTTGCTTATGAGCCTGCTGGCAGCGGTCATGTCATCGGGCGCAGGTTTGGTAAAGGCGGACACGGTTGACGTCAATATTCCCGGTTTGAATTTCAATCCGGCCGCACTGACCATAAATACCGGAACGACCGTACGCTGGACCAACAACCATTCCCTGCCGCATACGACCACATCCGATAATGCTGCCTGGGATTCGGGCACGTTGTCAACCGGGCAGTCATTTTCCTATACTTTTGACACGGCCGGCGAATTTCCTTATCATTGCAATATTCACCCTTCCATGACCGCCTCCATTACTGTTAACCAAGGCCGTCCGGTTCCGTCGCTAAGTTCATACGCCTTTATAGCCTTATGGCTGATTATTATTGTTCTTGCCTGGGGAACTTATCGCCGACGGGCGGCGACATTAGGTTAAGATACTGAAATTTATACAATTAGGAAAAGAACTCCCCGCCACGGCCATTATGGCCCGGCGGATCAATTCTTCCTTGACAAAAGAGTCTTATTTTCTTATCATTTTGTTAACTGGGATCCAGGATTTTCTTTAAATATCTTTTCGAGTTAACGGCATTTTTTGTTTATAAAGATTTACGATATTCAACGTGAATCTCAGTAAATCCGCCATCCTGCGGATTGGAATTGAACCGATGCCGCCGGAATCGAATGTAAGACCGGTATTTTAATAAATGTCCGGAATATAGATCAGTCTTTCATCGGAAATATTATTGCAGGCGGTTTTACGATTTTCTCGATGATCATAATTATCGAAAAGGCCTTTCTTAATGGTAAAGACCCGGAAACTGAAGAAAAGCAATTGTGTGAGGTCCTGGATCCTTTTCGTCGGCTCCGGGTTCTTTACCAATAGATTTCCCCATATTGCGTCAAGACGATAACCTTTCTGCAGATTATAAAAAAAGGGCGGGAACCATTCCCGCCCTTCTATATAGCTACCCGATTTAATTTTATGACGATTTTCAGAGTACAATATTTATCACTATTATATTCAACCGGGAATCATAATTTCTAAATTTTATAATAATAACTTGACAGACTAATCCTCATTTGATATTTTATAACCAGGTTCCAGTTTTTCACAGTTAATAGCATTTTCACATCTAGAAGGATGGCCTTATAGCCAAAAAGTCGGCTGTACAAATTTGGCAGGTTGTCTGACACCAATTGATTACTCCAGCTGCCAAAAGTTGCATCTGAACTCGAAAAAATACTGTAGACCAGATTCACACCACTGTGATGAATAAACAGTCATATTTGTCTGCCATGAAGAGTGGAAAAAGATCTGCGGCTTCTATAATTCGAAGATGGGCGGAATCTTATTTATATGCAGGTTCCTCCACTATTCTCTTATGTCTATCTATTAGTTATCAGGACTGTTGGTACTTTTGTTTTTTTGCCCTGGCTCCTTTCTTATATCGCGTATCAACGACAGATTCCAAAGAAGGAGCGAAAACCGGTTTTCTATTTGGCTCGACGCTTTTTATTATGTTTATCAGTGAGCCAATATTGTCGCTCAGCTTCAAGGCTATTGCTCATTTGATTCTCGGTATTGGATTACTAACTGGATTCGGATGGCTGGCCGGCAAAATATGGCAGAAGTGGGGAAGAAATGCCGC of candidate division Zixibacteria bacterium HGW-Zixibacteria-1 contains these proteins:
- the queG gene encoding tRNA epoxyqueuosine(34) reductase QueG, which gives rise to MNDERLLKSEAVKALALQLGADVVGIARALPVKQTHRYLKWLDDGCAGDMTYLSKYAEQRFDPGLLLPGARSVIVTGFNYYPSPADIESMKMPYKVARYAWGLDYHDVLRRILRRLRAALKKNVPDLKARICVDTAPFMDKYWAQEAGLGWQGKHSNLVSKDFGNWLVIGSLVIDAEVDTYEKIHNDHCGKCTACIDACPTGAIERLYTVNATKCISYWTIEAKSDHIPDDISADMQDWVFGCDICISVCPFNRFQKPHKEGTFSRIGNIGLVETGKVMELSESQFNEKFKSSPIYRPGLAGLRRNLTAISRFRSGRQ
- a CDS encoding DUF47 domain-containing protein translates to MFRKLLPKTGSFFEYFEQHSRLSKQACAELDALAANPDNLENRVGHIKDIEHQADDVTRHCIDALHSTFITPIDRSDIHRLISRLDDIIDTVDSIAARMLMYRVTTIRPEMKLLIKTLIEAVDGIDHAIKGLPVLRKKGAEIQKYCYDVYDAESRADAILNSALVHLFEDENDPIHIIKWKDILERLERATDRCQEVAQIISGIVIEAS
- a CDS encoding anion permease — protein: MPPLIYVIIATVGIALIFDLINGFHDAANSIATVVSTRVLSPQIAVLWAAFFNFVAMFVFAPRVADTLAKIVRIDGTDSVYVYVVFCGLLGAIIWDLITWWLGLPTSSSHALIGGVAGAGLTYRGIDVIRWDNIWKTVKFIPLAPVIGLVLAFAMMLAIFWIFRRWRPTSVDRLFRKGQLISAALYSLGHGGNDAQKTMGIIMALLIAGGLMKPDTQLSIMHWDTLWIILSCHLAMAIGTAFGGWRIVKTMGMKIAKLRPVGGFCAETSGAATLFMATHLGIPVSTTHTITGSIIGVGATSRLSGIKWGVAGRIVWAWLFTIPVAALISSGCFLLLKYLLPGF